The Marinobacter sp. SS13-12 region TCCCCCCATGCTCAGCGGATTATTGGGGCGTACCGGTCCGTACACGCCGCCCATTTTGGGTGAATAGGGACGGGACTCGCCGGTCAGGTAATAGATACCGGTGACCGTGGCGCCGGTAAAGGATGGTTCCTCACCTGTGTTTGCCCCTGCATTTTCGAGATCTTCGTACTCAGCCCAATAATATTCCGCGTTGATGTTGAATGGCCCCTGAGTGAAGCCAGCTTCCAAGTTCGCTGCAACGAAACCGTCTGAGTCACCTACCGCTCCGGTATCAACCGGCCGGTATCCATCGACCCGATTCTCCGGGCGCGAGCGAAGGCGGAAACCATCGCTGCTGTCGCTGGCATTATGCTGCCTCAGGGAAACACCAAGGTGTACCAGCCTTCCTTTCTCCAGCACCGGATCAAACCAGAGCTTGGTGGAAAAATCGAGTTCATCATCGTCATCCGGATTAGCAGCGCTACCAGGAACTTCCTGAGCAACACCAGCAGCCCAGCCCCAGCTATCACCAACCAGATCACCCCGGATACCAAGGCGGCGGGCGCCTGCGCCAAGCACCTGCCCTGGGCCGGACAATTCCATCATCGCGGTGTATTTCGGGCTTTGAAGGCCTTCGAAGCCAAACGGCTGGAACTGGTTACCGATAGACAGCACGAAATCATTACCGCCTGGCTTGAAACCATGGTACTGAAGATAAGCGTCCCGGATGCCGCTCGCACCGCTTCCGAGGAACTCATACTGCAACTTGTATCCCCAGTCCTGGTAAAGTTTGCCAGAAGCGGCAAATCGGGCGGCCCGAATAAAAGTCTCCTGACCAAGATCACGGCTGTCGTCATCTGTGTCAGCCCAGGCAGTATCCATCAGCAAGCGACCGTTTAGGTTAAACCCGAAGTTACCATCCGCACTGGAGAACCCCAGGCGATTTCCTTTGTAGGTTCCTACCACATTCGACTTTTCTTGTTCAGCTTTAAGGGTTTCAATCTCATTTTCGAGTGTTTCCACCCGGTCACTCATACTTTGAGCAACGGCTACCTGAGACCCCATGCCGAACACGACAGCACTCGTAATCGCTAACAGGCTTTTTTTATCCAGGAACTGATTGGATTTGTTTTTGTTCATTGTGCTTCCCCTTTCTGCTTTTATTGTAATCGGATCAGAGTTTATATCACTTGTTGAAATACTATCTCTTTAATTAAAATCTGCAAAATTTTTTACATTTCTCTTTAGCAAAACTCGCCTCGTCCTGAACCGAATTTTGCTTTAGGGTAAGAGCTTTACATCAGTCAATCAGTCCTACTTCCTGATAAAAAGCCTTCGCACCTGGATGGAGTTCGAGATAGCTAACATTTGGTAGCTGTTCGCGAGACGCCTTTTGCAGTGCTCGGTGAGAGGAACGGTAGTGTTCCATCTGTTCGTACATGGATTTGGCCAGCTTATAAGCATCCTCATAAGTCGCCGCCGGTCCGGCAACAATCATAAAACTACTCATGACAGTGGCGAGTTCCTGATCTACAAAATCATAGGAGCCGGCAGGGATGGAACCAACGCTGGCACCAAGATCATCAGCAACATGCTTGACCAATTCGTCTGAAAGCGTGACAAAAGCGAGATCCTGAACACTACCCAGTTCGACAATCCTGCCAGAAGGTGTTGCGCCCCCGGTTATAATCACGTCAAGACGGCCATCACGCATCAGGTCGTGAGATGCACCCGTTGGTTGAGCAACTAGCTCACCGCCCCATGCCTCAACATCTTCCATAGTCTTCCCGAAATAGGAAAACAAAGCACGAACATGTTCTCGGGCCCAGAGATTGCCAGGCTGATTGATGGACAACCTCATCGGGACTTCTTTCTCAACAAGATCAGCAAAACTCTTAACCCCATGCTCATTGAAAAAATCGGCACGCCCGTAAACCTTCAAAGCAAAGACATCGGGAGAACCGTTCAGAACCCCGGTTACAGTGCCAGGCGGGTATTTCTCCCGAAATGGCGCTCGGCCAGCATAAGCCATTTTCGGCTCCACGATACTTTCCAGAGCAAAAGGCCGTCTCTCGTTTTTCAGGTATTCCATCGCTCCAGCCGGATTTCCGGGCTCGTAAATAATACTGGAGTCTGGATAGGTTCGGCGCACCGCCTCGACAACGCCCTCTCCAAAGACAGCCACCTGGCCGCCGGAGGAATACCCGGCGATGGTAACGTTAACCGGAGAATCATCAATATCCTGACGGGGCTCCGCACCTGCAAAACCCACAGTCATTGACAATGCCAATAGAGCACTTCCCATCAAATATTTTGTAACTTTACTTTTTCTGAGTTTGATCATTTTTTCGCTCCACACTCTCTTGTACTTGTTAATTGGCTTCACTCGTTGATCGACTTCTCTCTCCTTTTCTGACACCCCCCTGGGACCGCCGTAACCTACACTTGCATACCTCCCGGCGCTTCTCAAACCGGTTGGCCGGTCAAACCAGAAACGTCAGGTTCGGCATTGCCTCGTCATTATTCAGCAGCATTACTTTCTTCCAGCGGATGCGAAAACCTTCCGATGTATCCACCAGCAAATAATGACACTTGCCAAACCAGATATTTTCAGTCCCGGTACGAATCTCGCCGAGGCTAAAGCTGGACACGACCTCTAGTTCTTCCCCCCTCACAGAGAGCGGCACAACACCAGATACGTTCCGGATAAGACGCGCTCTCGGACGATAGGCGTGTGCAGCCTTGTCTTTGAGTCGCATCATGCGCTCAAGAAGGCGCGGACGGTCGTCATAGATAATTGCAACGCCGGTATTGGGGTCCTGATCATCACTGTTACAGGGGACCCAGTAGGTGATATCGTCGCCAGTCCACAACTCCATCCAGCGGTCGTATTCGTGCTCATCCATCAGTGCCGCTTCGTAATTCAGAAAACGTTCCACTCGAAGCTGCTGCTCCACACTGACGACGCCTTTGTTTATGGCCTCAGGAGCGGCATTTACTATTTGTTTAGCCATGGATATATCTCCGATTTCAATTGGTTTCCTGAATCAGTCTTCGGTCATCAACCGCTTCCATTCCTGCATCTGGGCTCTCTGAGTGATCTCATCACTGATCAGAGCGGACACGGTGCCATCCGAATCGGATTTCTCACGGTTAATACCCCTTCCCAGCAGGATCCAAGGATTCGCATCGCCCTCAAGCCCTCGCTGAACACGTTCAAAAATTTCCGCATCGTCAGGGGACCCGTTGGAAGCCGGGCCGTAAAATGCCTCGTGAGAACGCAAACGCTTGTTGTTGATTTCCTGACCAACGCCTTTCAGGAAAACCGGATACATAAGTACCTGGGTCTCCGAAGAAGAAATCGGAATCACAACACGGATGTGATCGTGAATGAGCTGCAGATTCGGGAAGACACCAAGATGTGGGTCACCATGCCAGGCGATCAGCTCTTCGGCGTGCTCTTTGCCATACCGTGCGATCATGTCTTCAACGTACTTGCGGCCATCCTCGCTCTGTTGCAGTTCGGCGGTATTGTCTTTGGCATGTGGCAGTCTCTGGAAACGGAAATCCAGAGCAGCATGGCCGTTCGGGAATCCGCGGGTCAGGCTTGGAGAGCTATCTGCAAACGGGTCTTCCAGGTGGATAGCGCCAACTGCTGAGCCTGTTGTACTTTCACGCTTGCTGAAAATTTTAAAGACAGACACGTGGACATAATGGGGGTGGTACCCGTCCATGCCGATCTGCTTCCAGTTGCCGCGATACATGGTTTTACTGACGACACCGGGCTTGACTTCAATTTCACTGGTTGGTGACGCGTCGATAAGAATATCGATGAATTTTTTGGCAGGACCAAGATAATCATCCAGGCTCTGACCTTCCTTCGAATGACTGGCGAAGATAAAGCCTCTGTAATTCCCCACGCGCGCCACTTTGGTCAGCCCGTGTTCCTTGGCGTCAAACGTTTTGTCATAGGCTTCTTCACCGGTCACACCAACCAGGTCGCCCTTGGTGTTGTAGGTCCAGCCGTGGTACCAGCACTGAAAGCTTTTTGCGTTGCCCTGTGTTGCCTCACAAACCTGGGCACCGCGGTGGCGACAACGATTGATCATCAGTTGAACTTCTTCATTTTCGTCGCGCACAGCAATCACAGGAAAACGTCCAAGTTTCAACAACTTGAAGTCACCCTTCTTGGGCACCTCACTCTCGTGGAGAGCAAAAAGCCAGGTCTTGTGAAAGATGCGTTCCATCTCGTCTTCGAAGACGGATTCATCCGTGAAAATGGAGCTGTGAACCCGGTCTTCTTTTACCAGCGACCCATAGTCACGATCGGTGCCAATGATGTTGCTCTTTGTAGTCGACATATCAGAAACCTCTTTATTTTCTGGGCCCGTCAGGATTCATTCAAAAAATCCGTTACCAGTTTGTTAAAACGATCAGCATGCTCAATCTGCGTCCAGTGACCACAGCGACCAAACAGGTGCAGCTGTGCATACTCGATGTATTCAAATAGTTTGCGGGACGTTACCGGCGGAACAATCACGTCATCCCGTCCATGGATAATCAGGGTCTCCTTGTCCATCGCCCGGATGTCTTTCTCAGAACTTGCCAGCGCATCCACCCAACGTTGTCGAGGTGCGGGAAACATTGAGGCGAAAGCCTCCTGAAATCCGGGACGAACACTCGCGCGATATCGCAGTTCTGCCAGTTCGTCGCTCATCATTTCCTGGTTAAAGGCAAAGGTCCTGATGAGTTCCCGCATATTTTCTACCGAGGGCGTATAGCCCCATACCGCATCAAGTCCTGGCGTCAGTTCGAAATCGACACCGGCAGCTCCCATCAATACAAGCCGTCTGATCCTGTCCGGATGGCGAATTGCCATGGCAAGAGCCAGAGCACCGCCATAGGAGTTGCCTACAACGTCTGCCTTTTCGATACCCAAAGCATCCAGGAAGTCAATTCCATGCTTTACCCATGTATCCAGGTTGTAATCCACGCCGGGCGGCCTTTCGGTATATCCGAAACCCACCATGTCCGGGGCAACAACCCTGCGAGTCTCGGACAATACCGGCAGATTGAATCGCCAATTCGCCCAGGCCGTGACGCCCGGCCCCGAGCCATGAAGCAACAACAAAGGGGTACCGCTATCCTCACCCATATCGTGATAGTTGGTTTCGATGCCGCCGGCACTGATTTTCAGGCCGATTTCCGGGTTATCTGAGGCCATCATTTACCCCCATCACGCTTGGCGACTGACTGACCGGCAATGCCCCAGTTGGTTTTTGGCATTTCCTGAATCAGAACCCGGACGGACTCGGGCTTCACGGAAAGCGTTCCTGTTATCGTCGCGGTCAGACGCGCGATCAGCTCTTCTTTCTGCTCCGGTGTGCGGCCTTCCAGAATTGAAACCTGTAGCATTGGCATTGTTAGTTCCCCCAGTTCTTTTTGATCAGTTTCGAGCTCACACGAATCGCATGGATACGGAACCCATTCCATGAGCGCGCAAGGTCACGTTATCACCTGCCTCCACCGGAATGGCCGCCGTGATTGCTCCAGAAAGTATGATGCTGCCGGCCGGAATTTTTTCATCCCGCTCCGCAAGCTGATTGGCAAGCATGGCGATAGCCGTGGCCGGGTTACCCAGAACGGCTGCACTGGCGCCCACCTCCATCACCTGACCATTTTTTTCCAGGACAACGCCGATCGTGCGCATGTCAGTACTCATTGGAGCGAGCACTTGCCCCCCGGTAAAGAAACGGGAAGACGAAGCGTTGTCGGCAATAACACTGACCAAATCGAAACGGAAATTTTCGTAGCGAGAGTCAATCACTTCCACTGCCGGCATAATAAAGTCGGTGGCGGCGATGACCTGAGCGGCATTACATCCGGGGCCACCGAGCGGACTTTTTGTAACAAATGCGATCTCGGCTTCCACCTTCGGATGGATGAGGTCCTTGACAGAAATCTCACCGGATTCCGCCCGTTCAAAGTAATCAGCCAGAAAACCATAGATCGGTGTATCAACACCCATTTGTTCCATCTTGGCCCGGGAAGTCAGCCCCATTTTCATGCCGATGATTCGGGTGCCTCGCGCCTCTTTCCGGCGGCGGATCTCATACTGGACGTTGTAAGCATCCCTGAAGTCCATGTCCGGGTAGTCGTCGGTGATCTTCTTGACGGCAGACGCATTGAGCTCAGCGTTCTCAAGGTGTTCAGCCAATGCCGCGATCTGTTCTTTACTCAAGCTCATGCAGATACCCCACTTTTTTTCTTTGCTTCGAGAAGATCCAGCGCGACATCAACAATCATGTCCTCCTGCCCCCCGACCATATGACGACGCCCAAGCTCAACCAGGATGTCCACCGTTTTGAGTCCGTACTTTCTTGCAGCAACTTCCGAGTGAAGCAGAAAGCTGGAATAGACGCCCGCGTAACCCAGTGCCAGCGTCTCACGGTCAACTCTGACCGGCCGTACCTGAAGGGGGCGTACAATATCGTCTGCCGCATCCATCAGTGCGAACAGCTCTGTCCCATGCTCCCAACCCATTCGGTCAGCCGCCGCGATGAAAGCCTCAAGTGGTGCGTTTCCAG contains the following coding sequences:
- a CDS encoding porin, with product MNKNKSNQFLDKKSLLAITSAVVFGMGSQVAVAQSMSDRVETLENEIETLKAEQEKSNVVGTYKGNRLGFSSADGNFGFNLNGRLLMDTAWADTDDDSRDLGQETFIRAARFAASGKLYQDWGYKLQYEFLGSGASGIRDAYLQYHGFKPGGNDFVLSIGNQFQPFGFEGLQSPKYTAMMELSGPGQVLGAGARRLGIRGDLVGDSWGWAAGVAQEVPGSAANPDDDDELDFSTKLWFDPVLEKGRLVHLGVSLRQHNASDSSDGFRLRSRPENRVDGYRPVDTGAVGDSDGFVAANLEAGFTQGPFNINAEYYWAEYEDLENAGANTGEEPSFTGATVTGIYYLTGESRPYSPKMGGVYGPVRPNNPLSMGGSGAWAISGRFSTLDLTDGGIDGGEMDVASLGLNWFPERRLRFSVNAGLVSVDGGPNDGSDPTFVQARTQLEW
- a CDS encoding TAXI family TRAP transporter solute-binding subunit, with the protein product MIKLRKSKVTKYLMGSALLALSMTVGFAGAEPRQDIDDSPVNVTIAGYSSGGQVAVFGEGVVEAVRRTYPDSSIIYEPGNPAGAMEYLKNERRPFALESIVEPKMAYAGRAPFREKYPPGTVTGVLNGSPDVFALKVYGRADFFNEHGVKSFADLVEKEVPMRLSINQPGNLWAREHVRALFSYFGKTMEDVEAWGGELVAQPTGASHDLMRDGRLDVIITGGATPSGRIVELGSVQDLAFVTLSDELVKHVADDLGASVGSIPAGSYDFVDQELATVMSSFMIVAGPAATYEDAYKLAKSMYEQMEHYRSSHRALQKASREQLPNVSYLELHPGAKAFYQEVGLID
- a CDS encoding aromatic-ring-hydroxylating dioxygenase subunit beta is translated as MAKQIVNAAPEAINKGVVSVEQQLRVERFLNYEAALMDEHEYDRWMELWTGDDITYWVPCNSDDQDPNTGVAIIYDDRPRLLERMMRLKDKAAHAYRPRARLIRNVSGVVPLSVRGEELEVVSSFSLGEIRTGTENIWFGKCHYLLVDTSEGFRIRWKKVMLLNNDEAMPNLTFLV
- a CDS encoding aromatic ring-hydroxylating dioxygenase subunit alpha, whose product is MSTTKSNIIGTDRDYGSLVKEDRVHSSIFTDESVFEDEMERIFHKTWLFALHESEVPKKGDFKLLKLGRFPVIAVRDENEEVQLMINRCRHRGAQVCEATQGNAKSFQCWYHGWTYNTKGDLVGVTGEEAYDKTFDAKEHGLTKVARVGNYRGFIFASHSKEGQSLDDYLGPAKKFIDILIDASPTSEIEVKPGVVSKTMYRGNWKQIGMDGYHPHYVHVSVFKIFSKRESTTGSAVGAIHLEDPFADSSPSLTRGFPNGHAALDFRFQRLPHAKDNTAELQQSEDGRKYVEDMIARYGKEHAEELIAWHGDPHLGVFPNLQLIHDHIRVVIPISSSETQVLMYPVFLKGVGQEINNKRLRSHEAFYGPASNGSPDDAEIFERVQRGLEGDANPWILLGRGINREKSDSDGTVSALISDEITQRAQMQEWKRLMTED
- a CDS encoding alpha/beta hydrolase, producing MMASDNPEIGLKISAGGIETNYHDMGEDSGTPLLLLHGSGPGVTAWANWRFNLPVLSETRRVVAPDMVGFGYTERPPGVDYNLDTWVKHGIDFLDALGIEKADVVGNSYGGALALAMAIRHPDRIRRLVLMGAAGVDFELTPGLDAVWGYTPSVENMRELIRTFAFNQEMMSDELAELRYRASVRPGFQEAFASMFPAPRQRWVDALASSEKDIRAMDKETLIIHGRDDVIVPPVTSRKLFEYIEYAQLHLFGRCGHWTQIEHADRFNKLVTDFLNES
- a CDS encoding 2-hydroxymuconate tautomerase family protein; this translates as MPMLQVSILEGRTPEQKEELIARLTATITGTLSVKPESVRVLIQEMPKTNWGIAGQSVAKRDGGK
- the dmpH gene encoding 2-oxo-3-hexenedioate decarboxylase, translated to MSLSKEQIAALAEHLENAELNASAVKKITDDYPDMDFRDAYNVQYEIRRRKEARGTRIIGMKMGLTSRAKMEQMGVDTPIYGFLADYFERAESGEISVKDLIHPKVEAEIAFVTKSPLGGPGCNAAQVIAATDFIMPAVEVIDSRYENFRFDLVSVIADNASSSRFFTGGQVLAPMSTDMRTIGVVLEKNGQVMEVGASAAVLGNPATAIAMLANQLAERDEKIPAGSIILSGAITAAIPVEAGDNVTLRAHGMGSVSMRFV